The following are encoded together in the Aciduricibacillus chroicocephali genome:
- a CDS encoding pseudouridine synthase, with translation MRLDKLLANTGFGSRKDVKALLKKKQVEVNGEVAKDGSMHVDPEQDTVVCDGKRVEYKEYIYLMLHKPAGYLSATEDARDETVIDLLPEALQRFKPFPVGRLDKDTEGLLILTNDGELGHVLTSPRKDVPKKYFAIIKGNVGTEDIEAFQKGIILNDGYAAKPAKLHILKSGDISEIEVIVTEGKFHQVKRMFEAVDKKVLYLKRLSMGEISLDPELTKGSTRELNEMEMAYCLSLKE, from the coding sequence ATGCGTCTTGATAAACTGCTTGCCAATACAGGATTTGGCAGTCGCAAAGATGTAAAGGCACTGCTTAAGAAGAAACAGGTGGAAGTTAATGGTGAAGTTGCAAAAGACGGCAGTATGCATGTGGATCCGGAACAAGACACGGTCGTCTGTGATGGGAAACGTGTGGAATACAAGGAGTATATCTATTTGATGCTCCACAAGCCGGCGGGGTATTTGTCAGCTACAGAGGATGCACGCGATGAAACAGTCATTGATTTGCTTCCAGAAGCTTTGCAGCGGTTCAAGCCATTCCCTGTCGGAAGACTTGATAAAGATACAGAAGGGCTCCTCATTCTTACAAATGATGGGGAGCTTGGCCATGTGCTTACCTCACCACGAAAAGACGTGCCGAAGAAATATTTCGCCATTATTAAAGGAAACGTTGGAACAGAGGATATAGAGGCCTTTCAAAAGGGAATTATACTTAATGATGGATACGCCGCCAAACCAGCTAAACTGCACATATTGAAAAGCGGTGACATATCCGAAATAGAAGTTATAGTAACCGAGGGGAAATTTCATCAAGTGAAGCGAATGTTTGAGGCTGTGGATAAAAAAGTCCTTTATCTTAAGCGACTTTCAATGGGAGAAATTTCTCTGGATCCAGAGCTGACAAAAGGATCGACCAGAGAGCTCAATGAAATGGAAATGGCCTATTGCCTTTCCTTGAAGGAGTAG